The following proteins are co-located in the Silene latifolia isolate original U9 population chromosome 1, ASM4854445v1, whole genome shotgun sequence genome:
- the LOC141600185 gene encoding uncharacterized protein LOC141600185, translating into MAVPGRRNGMLEDDDNDVEDGIFDTVDADDDADTPPHLRDLVAAARSGDLAALRLAIDNLDGDVDEPVEDGDTALHLTCLYGHLPCAQLLLERGASLEAKDEDGAIPLHDASAGGYTEIVQLLISRATDPGCVRRMLDTVDVEGDTPLHHAARGEHLDTIRLLLSHGASLTTKNSYHKTPCELADPESDARGFLEAATNAIGH; encoded by the exons ATGGCAGTACCAGGTAGAAGAAACGGAATGTTGGAAGATGACGACAACGATGTCGAAGATGGAATCTTCGATACCGTCGACGCTGACGATGACGCTGACACTCCTCCTCACCTCCGAGACCTTGTCGCCGCCGCTCGCTCCGGCGACCTCGCCGCCCTCCGCCTTGCCATAG ATAACTTGGATGGCGATGTTGACGAACCGGTTGAAGATGGAGATACCGCTCTTCACCTTACTTGTTTATATGGTCATTTACCTTGTGCTCAG CTCCTTTTGGAAAGGGGAGCTTCTTTGGAGGCAAAAGATGAGGATGGTGCAATTCCTTTGCATGATGCTAGTGCTGGCG GATATACTGAGATAGTCCAACTTTTGATTAGCCGCGCCACTGATCCAGGTTGTGTTAGACGGATGCTTGATACAGTTGACGTTGAAGGAGACACA CCCCTTCATCATGCAGCCCGAGGTGAGCACCTGGACACTATCAGATTGCTGCTGTCCCATGGCGCGTCTCTTACTACGAAGAACAGTTATCACAAG ACCCCATGTGAACTGGCTGATCCCGAGTCAGATGCAAGGGGATTTCTAGAGGCTGCAACTAATGCTATAGGACACTAG
- the LOC141600176 gene encoding ras-related protein RABC2a-like yields the protein MSSSSNTQGQNSNYDASFKILLIGDSGVGKSSLLVTLISNALHDLPPTIGVDFKIKMLTVSGKKLKLTIWDTAGQEKFRTLTSSYYRGAQGIVLVYDVTRRETFSNLSDVWAKEVELYSTNQDCVKMLVGNKVDKDSERGVSREEGMALAEQLGSLFTECSAKTRENVEQCFEELAMKIMEVPSLLEEGSNIVKRTISKQKPENKPPSGCCS from the exons ATGAGCTCAAGCTCAAATACTCAGGGGCAAAATAGTAATTACGATGCATCATTCAAGATCTTGTTGATCGGAGATTCAGGTGTCGGCAAAAGTAGTTTACTTGTCACTCTCATTTCTAACGCTCTCCATGATCTTCCTCCTACTATTg GAGTGGATTTCAAGATCAAAATGCTAACGGTGAGTGGAAAGAAGTTGAAGCTTACGATATGGGACACTG CTGGCCAGGAGAAGTTTAGGACATTAACGAGTTCCTACTACAGAGGGGCCCAGGGGATAGTTCTAG TGTACGATGTAACACGAAGAGAGACATTTTCCAATTTGTCTGATGTATGGGCGAAAGAAGTGGAACTTTACTCCACGAATCAAGATTGTGTCAAGATGCTTGTGGGAAATAAAGTTGATAAG GATTCTGAAAGAGGTGTAAGTAGGGAAGAAGGAATGGCTCTTGCTGAGCAGCTGGGGAGTCTATTTACCGAGTGTAGCGCTAAAACTCGAGAAAATGTTGAGCAGTGCTTTGAAGAACTGGCTATGAAG ATTATGGAGGTACCTAGTCTATTGGAGGAAGGATCGAATATTGTGAAAAGGACTATCTCCAAACAGAAGCCAGAAAACAAGCCTCCGTCGGGTTGTTGTTCCTGA
- the LOC141641242 gene encoding putative UDP-glucosyl transferase 73B6, which translates to MKAVGMLSTPILNLVRDQLADCIVVDFLHPWAANVAFEGNIPLIMFNPWSLFHVCCEDSLNRFKPHENVNVGSDWEPFLLPGLPDHVELTRSRLPDHFRGPVIVGKDFISSFKHAMDTCYCLMVNSSCEFESKYVHYYNNVVGRKCCLVAPPHCYPVPKDDNIFE; encoded by the coding sequence ATGAAGGCTGTTGGGATGCTTTCGACCCCAATTCTGAACCTGGTTAGAGATCAATTGGCCGACTGCATTGTAGTCGACTTCCTTCACCCTTGGGCCGCAAATGTGGCATTTGAGGGTAACATTCCTTTGATAATGTTTAATCCTTGGAGTTTGTTTCATGTGTGTTGTGAGGATAGTCTTAACCGGTTCAAGCCCCATGAAAATGTAAATGTGGGTTCAGATTGGGAACCGTTTCTCCTCCCTGGCCTGCCTGACCATGTTGAATTAACAAGATCGCGCTTGCCAGATCATTTTAGAGGTCCGGTTATAGTGGGTAAGGATTTTATATCATCCTTCAAACATGCAATGGATACATGTTATTGTTTGATGGTTAATAGTTCTTGTGAATTCGAGTCCAAGTACGTCCATTATTACAATAATGTGGTGGGGCGGAAATGTTGTCTAGTCGCTCCACCCCATTGTTATCCGGTTCCAAAGGACGATAACATATTTGAGTGA
- the LOC141600192 gene encoding rRNA biogenesis protein RRP5, with translation MAPPSNTKKRKSSETLVKSSSKPAVRPPPQSQPFQFDNDVDFPRGGGSKLSRGEREEVEAEVDAEYGNVVEDKRNKKKVKKGSKTGGVRKSNDDELGSLFGEGVTGKLPRFANKITLKNISPGMKLWGVITEVNDKDIAVTLPGGLRGLVRASEAVESSLLDKNKMDVESHFLSSLFHAGQLVSGIVLQVEDDKKESGKRKVWLSLRLALLHKGYTLDAVQEGMVMSAYVKSIEDHGYILDFGMPSFTGFMPKQVDKDASEAKVLVGQLIQGVVKNVDKTRKVLYLTSDTSLVSKCVTKDLKGFSLDLLVPGMMVNTRIQATLENGIMLSFLTYFTGTVDIFHLKNELHSSDWKKQYDKNMKVNARILFVDPSTRAVGLTMNPHLLLNKAPPVLVKTGEIYDKAKIIRIDKQWGLLLAIPNCPDSTVDATPAYVTVSDVSDTEVPNLEKKFKEGSVVRARILGFRHMEGLAMGVLKASAFEGAVFTHADVKPGMVVRAKVIDVKSVGATVQFPSGVKALCPSQHMSELEVQRPRKKFKVGADLEFRVLGCKSKRTTVTHKKTLVKSKLGILSSYGDATEQFITHGWITKIEIDRCFVQFYNGVKGIVPRSELGLESGCDPSTRYHVGQVVKCRVTGRAAHHINLSFIISPPKISDADKVKLGSIVSAVVEFVKPNAILLHVNVKGNIKGTLFTEHLADHQGQASQLKSAVRPGYVFSELLVLDMEGNNLILSAKYSLIHASPPLPADITQMSLNSVINGYVCNLIETGCFVRFLGRLTGFSPKKNTLDDRNVDISEAFYVGQSVRCNITDIDRKSSRISLSLKQSSCSSTDISFLRSFFLIESKIAELQVSDLNSELGWLQAFSVGSVVEGKISDIKDVGVVVSFDKYCDVFGFITQYQLGGKTLKVGSTVQAVVLDIAKSERLVDLSLKPDFVVPPISKKKRKREVKEFKVHERVNAVVEIVKEDYLVVSLPEYDFAIGYIAVADYNTQNIQRKRFTGGETIVANIMELPSESTGNRLLLLLESSSLPSNAKKAKKKGGCDVGSLVEAEITDIKPLELQVKFGSGLRGRVHITETNDENVVEEPFSSYEVGQILTAKIIGKCPTAERNKNACLWELSLKSSLLSESMGRSLEMADDFNFSVGQNVLGYVVKVDKEWVLLAISRLVKARLYILDSACEPDDLKQFQKRFKVGSVVSGYVLTIDKERKTLRLVTRQFSAGLNGIVEKGCADKANKSSDTLDEKGIAHFHDGDVVGGRVGKILPGVGGLLVQLGPRVYGKVHYTELVDSWISNPLSRYQEGQFVKCKVLEISHSDLGNVHIDLSLRSFVEGSSRFDNIEELEPGMEVKGYVKSVTPKGCFVLISRNIDAKILISNLSDEFIKDPAKEFPVGKLVSGKILSVEPLSKRVEVTLKVGGNSSLKSELSDLNVGDVIKGRIKRVESFGLFIVIDNTKLTGLCHVSEVSDDHIDNLEDKFRAGDRVIAKIKKLDVERQRISLGMKSSDLMDEDIAISSSSLSSDEGSEDFDAVDDSASNMNIGVSQISHSVSEVEHENELAIAQVESRASVPPLEVTLDDVEEDGVDERFDLKESQIVGVLDEKNKRRAMKKAKEDRELEIRAAEQRLLEKDAPKTTDEFEKVVRTSPNNSFVWIKFMQFMLSTADVEGARSVAERALKTINITYETEKLNVWVAYLNLENQYGNPREEAVTNLFQRALQYCDPLKLHLELLGLYERTEQHKLADELLGKMVKKFKQSFEVWLRQIQWLMKQKPDEVDNMIKRALLSLPYHEHIKFLSQAAILEFKIGIPDRGRSTFEKMLREYPKRTDLWSVYLDQEIRLGDADLIHGLFERATSLSLPPKKMNFLFKKYLGYEKSVGDEERIEHVRQKAKEYADSAAP, from the exons ATGGCGCCACCGTCCAACACTAAGAAGCGTAAATCATCCGAAACCCTAGTTAAATCCTCTTCCAAACCCGCTGTTCGTCCGCCTCCTCAATCTCAACCTTTTCAATTCGACAACGATGTCGACTTTCCCAGAG GTGGGGGGAGTAAGTTGAGTAGAGGTGAAAGGGAGGAAGTTGAAGCTGAGGTTGATGCTGAATATGGTAATGTGGTTGAAGAtaagaggaataagaagaaggtgaagaagggGTCGAAAACCGGGGGAGTTCGGAAGTCGAATGATGATGAGTTAGGTTCTCTTTTTGGGGAGGGTGTTACTGGTAAACTACCAAGGTTTGCTAACAAAATTACATTGAAG AACATCTCTCCAGGAATGAAGTTATGGGGAGTGATTACTGAAGTTAATGATAAAGACATCGCAGTTACTCTTCCTGGTGGTTTGCGCGGATTAGTTCGGGCAAGTGAAGCGGTTGAGTCTTCTTTACTGGATAAAAATAAGATG GATGTAGAGTCTCATTTTCTCTCTAGCTTATTTCACGCTGGCCAGCTTGTATCTGGTATTGTGCTGCAAGTGGAGGATGACAAGAAAGAGTCAGGGAAAAGGAAGGTTTGGTTGTCATTACGACTTGCCTTGTTGCACAAGGGATACACTTTGGATGCTGTTCAAGAAGGGATG GTTATGTCTGCTTATGTGAAAAGTATTGAAGATCATGGTTACATTCTTGACTTTGGAATGCCTTCTTTTACTGGTTTTATGCCAAAGCAAGTTGATAAAG ATGCAAGCGAGGCTAAGGTGCTTGTAGGGCAGCTTATTCAGGGGGTTGTCAAGAATGTAGATAAAACTCGCAAAGTTCTTTATTTGACTTCCGATACAAGTTTGGTGTCCAAATGTGTG ACCAAGGACCTGAAGGGTTTCTCACTTGATCTTCTTGTCCCCGGAATGATGGTGAATACTCGAATACAGGCTACACTTGAGAACGGGATCATGCTATCATTTTTAACTTATTTCACTGGAACT GTTGATATATTCCACTTGAAAAATGAACTTCACTCGTCTGACTGGAAGAAGCAGTATGACAAAAATATGAAG GTCAATGCTCGTATTCTCTTTGTCGATCCTTCTACGAGGGCAGTTGGTTTAACTATGAACCCTCATCTCCTTCTCAACAAGGCTCCTCCTGTG CTAGTAAAGACAGGAGAAATATATGATAAAGCCAAAATTATCAGAATAGACAAGCAATGGGGCCTTTTGCTTGCAATCCCAAACTGCCCAGATTCCACTGTCGATGCCACTCCTGCATATGTGACA GTTTCTGATGTATCTGATACTGAAGTCCCTAATCTGGAGAAGAAGTTCAAGGAAGGGAGTGTTGTTCGAGCTAGAATACTCGGTTTTAGGCACATGGAGGGCCTTGCAATGGGTGTTCTCAAG GCTAGTGCATTCGAAGGTGCAGTTTTCACTCATGCAGATGTTAAGCCAGGTATGGTGGTGAGGGCTAAAGTTATTGATGTCAAAAGCGTTGGTGCTACTGTGCAATTTCCAAGTGGTGTCAAGGCACTTTGTCCTTCACAACACATGTCAGAATTAGAGGTCCAGCGTCCCCGGAAAAAATTTAAG GTTGGAGCTGACTTAGAGTTTCGTGTCCTGGGATGCAAATCAAAAAGAACAACTGTCACGCATAAGAAAACTCTT GTCAAATCAAAGCTTGGAATTCTAAGTTCTTATGGTGATGCAACTGAACAATTTATTACCCACGGCTGGATAACCAAGATAGAGATAGATAGATGTTTTGTCCAATTTTACAATGGAGtgaaaggaattgttccaag GTCTGAACTTGGTTTAGAGTCAGGTTGTGATCCGAGCACGAGATACCATGttgggcaagtagtgaaatgcaGAGTAACAGGTCGTGCTGCACATCATATAAATCTCAGTTTTATTATCTCGCCACCCAAGATTTCTGATGCCGACAAGGTCAAGTTGGGTAGTATAGTTTCTGCAGTTGTTGAGTTTGTTAAGCCAAACGCCATATTATTACACGTTAATGTGAAAGGGAACATTAAGGGTACTTTGTTTACGGAACACTTGGCTGATCATCAGGGACAAGCTTCTCAGTTAAAGTCAGCAGTAAGGCCTGGGTATGTGTTTTCTGAGCTACTGGTTCTAGATATGGAAGGAAACAATTTAATTCTCAGTGCAAAGTACTCTCTTATTCATGCCAGTCCGCCGCTGCCTGCTGACATTACTCAGATGTCTTTGAATTCTGTGATAAATGGTTATGTGTGTAATTTGATTGAGACTGGATGTTTTGTTCGATTTCTCGGGCGCTTGACTGGTTTCTCTCCAAAGAAAAATACCCTTGACGACCGAAATGTCGATATTTCTGAAGCTTTTTATGTTGGGCAATCTGTCCGGTGCAATATTACCGACATCGATCGTAAAAGTAGCCGTATATCACTGTCACTGAAGCAGTCTTCTTGCTCGTCAACAGATATCTCCTTCCTTCGGTCGTTTTTCCTAATAGAGAGCAAGATTGCTGAATTGCAAGTCTCTGATTTGAACTCTGAGCTCGGTTGGCTGCAGGCTTTCAGTGTTGGTAGTGTTGTGGAGGGTAAAATTAGCGACATAAAGGACGTTGGAGTTGTTGTTAGCTTTGACAAATATTGTGACGTTTTTGGGTTCATTACGCAGTATCAGTTGGGTGGGAAGACTCTCAAAGTAGGGTCCACTGTTCAAGCTGTAGTTCTGGACATTGCTAAATCTGAACGTTTGGTTGATCTGTCTTTAAAGCCTGATTTTGTCGTCCCTCCTATAAGTAAAAAGAAACGTAAAAGAGAAGTTAAGGAGTTTAAGGTGCATGAAAGAGtgaatgcagttgttgagataGTCAAAGAGGATTACTTGGTTGTTTCATTGCCTGAGTATGACTTTGCCATTGGGTATATAGCCGTGGCTGATTATAATACACAGAACATACAACGCAAAAGATTTACTGGCGGAGAAACTATCGTTGCAAATATCATGGAGCTTCCAAGTGAATCAACTGGAAACAGATTGTTGCTTCTCCTTGAATCTAGTAGCCTGCCTTCAAATGCCAAAAAAGCTAAAAAGAAGGGTGGATGTGATGTTGGATCTCTTGTCGAGGCTGAGATCACTGATATCAAACCTCTTGAGCTACAAGTAAAATTTGGAAGTGGGCTTCGAGGACGAGTTCATATTACAGAGACAAATGATGAGAATGTTGTTGAAGAACCTTTCTCTTCTTATGAGGTTGGGCAGATATTGACTGCTAAAATTATTGGTAAATGTCCAACTGCTGAGAGGAATAAGAATGCGTGCTTATGGGAACTGTCTCTGAAATCGTCACTGCTCTCAG AATCTATGGGCAGGAGTCTAGAAATGGCTGATGATTTCAACTTTTCAGTAGGACAGAATGTCCTTGGCTATGTTGTCAAAGTGGATAAAGAGTGGGTCCTGTTAGCAATATCTCGACTAGTGAAAGCTAGGCTCTATATTCTTGACAGTGCTTGTGAACCTGATGATCTCAAGCAATTCCAGAAGCGCTTCAAGGTGGGATCCGTAGTATCCGGGTATGTATTGACAATTGACAAGGAGAGAAAGACTCTTCGTTTAGTCACTCGCCAGTTTTCTGCTGGTTTGAATGGTATTGTGGAGAAAGGATGTGCCGACAAAGCAAACAAGAGCAGTGACACATTAGATGAGAAGGGTATTGCTCACTTTCATGATGGGGACGTTGTTGGTGGTAGAGTTGGGAAAATTCTTCCTGGTGTCGGGGGCCTACTTGTGCAGTTGGGACCTCGTGTATATGGTAAAGTTCATTACACAGAACTTGTAGATTCATGGATCTCGAACCCCTTATCAAGGTATCAAGAAGGCCAATTTGTTAAGTGCAAAGTCCTTGAAATCAGCCATTCGGACCTGGGAAATGTCCATATTGATTTGTCATTGCGCTCATTCGTGGAGGGTTCTAGTCGCTTTGATAACATTGAAGAACTTGAGCCTGGTATGGAGGTGAAGGGTTATGTGAAAAGTGTCACTCCTAAAGGGTGCTTCGTTTTGATTTCTAGAAATATCGACGCAAaaattttgatttccaacttgTCTGATGAGTTTATTAAAGACCCGGCGAAAGAATTCCCTGTGGGTAAACTTGTAAGTGGGAAAATTTTGTCGGTTGAGCCTCTGTCTAAACGAGTTGAAGTTACTCTGAAGGTGGGCGGCAACAGTAGTCTCAAGTCGGAGTTGAGTGATCTGAATGTTGGAGATGTTATTAAGGGCAGGATTAAGCGGGTTGAGTCATTTGGTCTCTTTATAGTGATTGATAATACGAAGTTGACTGGATTATGCCATGTGTCAGAAGTTTCAGATGATCATATTGACAACCTTGAGGACAAATTCAGGGCAGGGGATAGAGTTATTGCAAAGATTAAAAAGCTAGATGTTGAGCGTCAAAGAATATCACTTGGGATGAAGTCCTCTGATTTGATGGACGAGGACATTGCTATTAGCTCTTCATCTTTAAGTTCTGATGAAGGTTCAGAGGACTTTGACGCCGTTGACGATTCTGCGTCAAACATGAACATTGGTGTGTCTCAAATTTCCCATTCAGTTTCTGAAGTTGAACATGAAAATGAATTGGCAATTGCGCAAGTTGAGTCAAGGGCTTCGGTTCCACCCTTGGAGGTTACTCTTGATGATGTTGAGGAGGACGGTGTGGATGAGCGATTTGACTTGAAGGAAAGTCAAATTGTTGGTGTTCTAGATGAGAAGAACAAAAGGCGGGCAATGAAAAAGGCCAAGGAAGATAGAGAATTAGAAATCAGGGCTGCCGAGCAACGCTTACTGGAAAAAGATGCACCAAAAACTACCGACGAGTTTGAGAAAGTGGTTAGAACTTCTCCAAACAATAGCTTTGTCTGGATAAAATTCATGCAGTTTATGCTTTCAACAGCTGATGTCGAGGGAGCGCGTTCAGTTGCTGAAAG GGCCCTGAAAACCATCAACATCACATATGAGACGGAGAAGCTAAATGTGTGGGTGGCATATCTAAACTTGGAAAATCAGTACGGCAATCCTCGTGAG GAGGCTGTCACTAATCTCTTTCAGAGAGCCTTGCAATATTGTGACCCCCTGAAGTTGCATTTGGAATTGCTTGGATTGTACGAAAGGACTGAGCAGCACAAGTTGGCCGATGAGCTCCTTGGGAAAATGGTGAAGAAGTTCAAGCAATCATTCGAG GTATGGCTGAGGCAAATTCAGTGGCTTATGAAGCAAAAACCCGACGAAGTTGATAATATGATAAAACGTGCTCTCTTATCTCTTCCATACCATGAGCACATTAAATTCTTATCACAAGCAGCAATTCTTGAGTTCAAAATTGGTATTCCGGATAGAGGGCGTTCTACTTTTGAGAAAATGTTGCGTGAATATCCAAAGAGAACAGACTTGTGGAGTGTCTACCTTGATCAG GAAATTCGACTTGGTGATGCTGACTTAATCCATGGTTTATTCGAGAGGGCAACTAGTTTAAGTCTCCCACCGAAGAAGATGAAT TTCTTATTCAAGAAGTATCTCGGTTATGAAAAGTCCGTAGGTGATGAAGAAAGAATTGAACATGTTAGACAGAAGGCCAAGGAATATGCCGACTCAGCTGCACCTTGA
- the LOC141641237 gene encoding abscisate beta-glucosyltransferase-like, producing MCKEQFHEIAYGLEASGHPFIWVARVNRSGNQDDEAWFPEGFEARVRELDQGLVLKTWAPQELILGHPNVGAFMTHCGWNSCQESLSNGVPVITWPLMVEQFYNECFMVDVLQVGIRVGNEEWASYLVVRKVSVTRNKVDEAVRRMMNDNAEEMRKRVQPFVGKCKEAVQRGGSSYQNVCDLVKELNNRKQQSIAMA from the coding sequence ATGTGTAAGGAGCAATTCCACGAGATTGCCTACGGTCTTGAGGCCTCGGGCCACCCGTTCATATGGGTGGCTCGGGTAAATAGGTCTGGCAATCAAGATGACGAAGCCTGGTTTCCTGAAGGATTCGAGGCTCGTGTAAGGGAGTTGGACCAAGGGCTGGTACTCAAAACCTGGGCTCCTCAAGAGCTAATACTAGGTCACCCTAACGTGGGTGCATTCATGACACACTGTGGATGGAACTCGTGCCAAGAGAGTCTGAGTAATGGCGTCCCAGTAATTACCTGGCCTCTGATGGTGGAACAGTTCTACAACGAGTGTTTCATGGTGGATGTACTACAAGTAGGGATTCGGGTTGGGAATGAGGAGTGGGCGTCTTATCTCGTAGTGCGAAAGGTAAGCGTAACAAGAAATAAGGTTGATGAAGCAGTTAGACGGATGATGAACGACAATGCAGAGGAAATGAGAAAACGGGTACAACCATTCGTGGGCAAGTGTAAGGAAGCTGTTCAGAGGGGTGGATCCTCGTATCAGAACGTTTGCGATCTGGTTAAGGAACTCAACAACCGAAAACAACAATCCATTGCCATGGCTTAA